A window from Luteibacter flocculans encodes these proteins:
- a CDS encoding glycosyltransferase, whose amino-acid sequence MASIHLIAWNNGRGLSHDIRLLDAALRELGHAVTITSVPRRSRGLPWRAWWETLRMHARWLAGRGPRRYDLGITLEHVHTAYLPLARRNALIPNPEWLSRRDRRQLHRFDAILCKTAIARDTFAAQGLPVHVIGFQSIDCRRDGVTRDRAFLHLAGASRMKGTERLLDVWRRHPEWPTLHVLQSPSTARSERPAAAPNLDHRVTYVDDIKDIRQLQNAHAFHLCLSEAEGWGHYIVEAMSCGAVVLTTDAPPMNELVTAERGLLVAAHESGTLNASALWHFDETALEASVARAMAMSDEELARMSAAARTWYETNQAAFAGKLRAAIDALC is encoded by the coding sequence GTGGCCTCGATCCACCTGATCGCCTGGAACAACGGGCGGGGCCTCAGCCACGACATTCGATTGCTCGACGCTGCGCTGCGCGAACTGGGTCATGCGGTCACGATCACCTCGGTGCCGCGGCGCAGCCGCGGGCTACCTTGGCGGGCGTGGTGGGAAACCTTGCGCATGCATGCGCGCTGGCTGGCGGGTCGCGGGCCGCGCCGCTACGACCTGGGCATCACGCTCGAACACGTGCATACCGCCTACCTGCCGCTCGCTCGGCGAAACGCACTGATACCGAATCCCGAATGGCTGTCGCGCCGCGATCGCCGGCAGCTGCACCGCTTCGACGCCATCCTGTGCAAGACCGCCATCGCCCGCGACACGTTCGCGGCACAAGGCCTGCCGGTGCATGTCATCGGGTTTCAAAGCATCGACTGCCGCCGCGACGGCGTGACGCGCGACCGCGCCTTCCTCCATCTGGCGGGTGCCAGCCGCATGAAGGGCACCGAACGCCTGCTCGATGTCTGGCGCCGGCATCCCGAATGGCCGACGCTGCACGTGCTGCAGTCACCGTCCACGGCACGTAGCGAGCGTCCCGCCGCCGCGCCCAACCTCGATCATCGGGTGACCTATGTCGACGACATCAAGGACATCCGCCAACTGCAGAACGCCCACGCGTTCCACCTGTGCCTGTCGGAAGCGGAAGGTTGGGGGCATTACATCGTGGAAGCGATGAGCTGCGGCGCCGTGGTACTGACGACCGATGCCCCGCCGATGAACGAGCTGGTGACGGCCGAACGCGGGCTGCTGGTGGCGGCCCACGAAAGCGGCACGCTCAATGCCTCGGCCCTCTGGCACTTCGATGAAACAGCGCTGGAAGCCAGCGTCGCGCGGGCCATGGCCATGAGCGACGAGGAACTCGCGCGGATGAGCGCCGCAGCCCGCACCTGGTACGAAACGAACCAGGCGGCCTTCGCCGGCAAGCTTCGCGCCGCCATCGACGCGCTCTGCTGA
- a CDS encoding ArnT family glycosyltransferase, which yields MSNSAYTRTEHLRALWPWLPLWAAMALLAIFAHGPMPMFSTRTLAVAWEMWAHGHWLVPHINGEPYSEKVPLLFWMIHAGWAVFGVNDVWPRVLEVIFGGVQLVLASLLASRLFPARPWVAKATPWLLMALAYSFLFGLQIMYEVLLVVWVLAALLCLTPTATRAAPRWWLFGLLVGAGLLTKGPVMALHVVFPLLFGPLWNDWARQNKARWYGFGLLGLLIGFALLLAWAIPAGEAGGEAYRQRLFFTQTAGRVVASKAQDLQNHARPAWYYLVFLPVILFPLSGWLRGIVAVPTTLFRRPWKPGTTAALWAAGVALVLLLASAASGAFPGWVDKLLVLVFVLPLFAVLMRQPLEPGLRFLVAWLLPTLLVFSLITGKQLYYVLPELAGATMLVAASVADLRERHKGLASHYALGTWPLSLGAFLLAIVLFAMPSVVPSRFPDNIWLVGMAPYARFFGVIFIVLGALLLLRGRGEMRRLAFAGLIGTVALNALFTLGLWYRYDLTPASLFLAQADAAGRPIGNLGVSYNGQYHFAGRLMHPIARIQVAPGMPTQVDEDDDDVVHDGDTLDDFARHHPNGVIVSYAKHPPANAFRYARLIQPSRTGWLMIWDASTLNALQNGRQPPEPRQPTLLYPQDYWRTRTAMR from the coding sequence TTGTCCAACAGCGCCTATACCCGAACGGAACACCTCCGCGCCCTCTGGCCGTGGCTGCCTCTCTGGGCGGCTATGGCCTTGCTTGCGATCTTCGCGCACGGTCCGATGCCCATGTTCTCCACGCGCACCCTCGCGGTCGCCTGGGAAATGTGGGCGCATGGCCATTGGCTCGTCCCGCACATCAACGGCGAGCCGTACAGCGAGAAAGTGCCGCTGCTGTTCTGGATGATCCACGCGGGTTGGGCAGTGTTCGGCGTCAACGACGTGTGGCCACGCGTGCTCGAGGTGATCTTCGGCGGCGTGCAATTGGTGCTTGCTTCGCTGCTCGCCAGCCGCCTGTTTCCGGCCCGGCCGTGGGTCGCCAAGGCCACACCGTGGCTGTTGATGGCGCTGGCCTACTCGTTCCTGTTCGGCCTGCAGATCATGTACGAAGTGCTGCTGGTCGTCTGGGTGCTGGCTGCGCTGCTGTGTCTCACCCCCACGGCCACGCGCGCCGCGCCGCGTTGGTGGCTGTTCGGCCTCCTCGTTGGTGCAGGCCTGCTCACCAAGGGACCGGTGATGGCGCTGCACGTGGTGTTCCCGCTGCTGTTTGGCCCGCTGTGGAACGACTGGGCGCGGCAGAACAAGGCGCGCTGGTACGGCTTTGGCCTGCTTGGCCTGTTGATCGGTTTCGCGCTGCTGCTGGCCTGGGCCATTCCCGCGGGCGAGGCTGGCGGTGAGGCATATCGCCAGCGCCTGTTCTTCACCCAGACCGCCGGCCGCGTGGTGGCCAGCAAGGCGCAGGATCTGCAGAACCACGCCCGCCCGGCGTGGTACTACCTCGTGTTCCTGCCGGTGATCCTGTTCCCGCTGAGCGGCTGGTTGCGCGGCATCGTCGCCGTTCCCACCACGCTGTTCCGCCGTCCCTGGAAGCCGGGCACCACGGCAGCGCTGTGGGCCGCGGGCGTGGCATTGGTGCTGCTGCTGGCTTCCGCCGCGAGCGGTGCGTTCCCTGGCTGGGTCGACAAGCTGCTGGTGCTGGTGTTCGTGCTGCCGCTGTTCGCGGTGCTCATGCGCCAGCCGCTCGAACCCGGTCTGCGGTTCCTGGTGGCGTGGCTGCTGCCGACCTTGCTCGTCTTCTCGCTGATTACCGGCAAGCAGCTCTACTACGTGCTGCCCGAACTGGCGGGCGCGACGATGCTGGTCGCCGCATCGGTGGCGGACCTGCGCGAACGGCACAAGGGGCTGGCCTCGCATTACGCGCTGGGTACGTGGCCGCTGTCGCTCGGTGCATTTCTCCTCGCCATCGTGCTGTTCGCGATGCCCTCCGTGGTGCCCTCGCGCTTTCCGGACAACATCTGGCTCGTCGGCATGGCGCCGTACGCGCGGTTCTTCGGCGTCATCTTCATCGTGCTCGGCGCACTGCTTCTGCTGCGCGGGCGCGGCGAAATGCGCCGCCTAGCCTTCGCCGGCCTGATCGGCACCGTGGCGCTCAATGCCTTGTTCACCCTGGGCCTGTGGTATCGCTACGATCTGACGCCAGCCTCGCTCTTCCTCGCGCAAGCCGATGCGGCGGGAAGGCCGATCGGCAACCTCGGCGTCTCGTACAACGGCCAATACCATTTCGCCGGGCGCCTCATGCATCCGATTGCTCGCATCCAGGTCGCACCGGGCATGCCTACCCAGGTGGACGAGGACGACGATGACGTGGTCCACGACGGCGACACGCTGGACGATTTCGCGCGGCACCATCCGAACGGCGTCATCGTGTCGTACGCCAAGCATCCGCCTGCCAATGCGTTCCGCTATGCGCGGCTGATCCAGCCGTCGCGCACGGGCTGGCTGATGATCTGGGATGCCTCGACGTTGAACGCCCTGCAGAACGGTCGGCAACCGCCGGAGCCGCGCCAGCCCACGCTGCTCTATCCGCAGGACTACTGGCGCACGCGGACCGCGATGCGATGA
- a CDS encoding tetratricopeptide repeat protein: MTDPLVDRLRAQIGGVRDGALLRFSLGNALLGDGVYGEAAQAFRDALGFDPDYSAAWKLLGKSLLAMDDEEGAASAWRSGIEVATGRGDMQAAKEMTVFLNRLSRPR, from the coding sequence ATGACCGACCCTCTCGTCGATCGGCTGCGCGCACAGATCGGCGGCGTCCGAGACGGCGCGCTGCTGCGGTTCTCGCTCGGCAACGCGCTGCTCGGCGACGGCGTCTACGGCGAAGCTGCGCAGGCCTTTCGCGATGCGCTGGGCTTCGATCCGGACTACTCCGCCGCGTGGAAACTGCTGGGCAAGAGCCTGCTCGCCATGGACGACGAGGAAGGCGCGGCCAGCGCGTGGCGTTCGGGCATCGAGGTCGCCACCGGTCGCGGCGACATGCAGGCCGCGAAGGAAATGACCGTCTTCCTCAACCGGCTTTCGCGCCCTCGTTGA
- a CDS encoding lipid A biosynthesis acyltransferase, which yields MRPDIYLLYLLLRLVSLLPLRTVHAIGAWIGRRSLRSHSRSARYSAVNLRLTRPSLSEAERGDLLRRTMEESGKSVTEVAAIWGGGADKALGLVREVVGGELFADALASGKGVIIAAPHLGCWELLNYWLCSKTPMAILYRPPRIQAIEALLRKVRGKLAPEQVRAEGAGVRTLFKRLGAGGTVGILPDQKPREGEGEFAPFFGVDALTMVLLPRLAARTGATVLFSFAERLPDGAGYRIHVLPAPEGIDSTDLKVACTALNRGVEQCVERAFPQYQWHYKRYTAHDRPDPYKVNEGAKAG from the coding sequence ATGCGCCCGGACATCTACCTCCTTTATCTCCTGCTCAGGCTGGTCAGCCTGCTTCCCCTGCGTACCGTGCATGCGATCGGCGCATGGATCGGTCGTCGTTCGCTGCGTTCGCATTCCCGCAGTGCGCGCTACAGCGCCGTGAACCTGCGGCTCACCCGGCCGTCGCTGTCCGAGGCAGAGCGCGGCGACCTGCTGCGTCGGACCATGGAAGAGTCGGGCAAATCGGTTACCGAGGTGGCCGCGATCTGGGGTGGCGGTGCCGACAAGGCGCTGGGCCTGGTGCGCGAGGTGGTAGGCGGCGAGCTGTTTGCCGACGCCCTGGCCTCGGGCAAGGGCGTGATTATCGCGGCGCCCCATCTAGGCTGCTGGGAACTGCTCAATTACTGGCTGTGCAGCAAGACGCCGATGGCGATTCTCTACCGGCCGCCGCGCATCCAGGCCATCGAGGCGCTGCTGCGCAAGGTGCGCGGCAAGCTGGCGCCCGAGCAGGTCCGCGCGGAGGGCGCTGGCGTCCGCACGCTGTTCAAGCGACTGGGCGCGGGCGGCACGGTCGGCATCCTGCCGGACCAGAAGCCGCGCGAAGGCGAGGGCGAGTTCGCGCCGTTCTTTGGCGTGGATGCGCTGACCATGGTCCTGCTGCCGAGGTTGGCGGCGCGCACGGGCGCGACCGTGCTTTTCAGCTTCGCGGAACGCCTGCCGGACGGCGCCGGTTATCGCATCCACGTGCTGCCGGCGCCGGAAGGCATCGACAGCACCGACCTCAAGGTCGCCTGCACCGCGCTCAATCGCGGTGTGGAGCAATGCGTGGAGCGGGCGTTCCCGCAGTACCAGTGGCACTACAAGCGCTACACCGCGCATGATCGGCCGGACCCCTACAAGGTCAACGAGGGCGCGAAAGCCGGTTGA
- the dtd gene encoding D-aminoacyl-tRNA deacylase codes for MIALIQRVESARVEVDGETVGAIGAGLLALVAVEPGDGEAQCVRMLERLRGYRVFSDAEGKMNLALSETGGGLLLVSQFTLAADTRKGMRPSFTTAAPPEEGRRWFDRLVALARAAQPGVETGRFGAHMKVHLINDGPVTFRLEVR; via the coding sequence ATGATTGCACTGATCCAGCGCGTCGAATCTGCACGTGTCGAGGTCGACGGTGAAACCGTGGGCGCAATCGGCGCCGGGCTGTTGGCGCTCGTGGCCGTCGAGCCGGGCGATGGCGAGGCCCAGTGCGTGCGCATGCTCGAACGCCTGCGGGGTTACCGGGTCTTCTCGGACGCCGAGGGAAAGATGAATCTCGCCCTGTCCGAGACCGGCGGTGGGCTACTTCTGGTCAGCCAGTTCACCCTGGCGGCGGACACCCGCAAGGGCATGCGCCCCAGCTTCACGACCGCTGCGCCGCCTGAGGAAGGCCGGCGCTGGTTCGACCGCCTCGTGGCGCTGGCGCGGGCCGCCCAGCCAGGGGTGGAAACCGGACGGTTCGGTGCCCATATGAAGGTTCATCTGATCAATGACGGCCCGGTGACCTTCCGTTTGGAGGTGCGCTGA
- the rpoD gene encoding RNA polymerase sigma factor RpoD: protein MTNKAHEQQSEIKQLISKGLEQGYLTYAEINDHLPDDIVDPEQIEDIMAVLKGVGIEVHDSAPDTDTISDGAAPGTSTDDESAAEEAVALLSAVDAEVGRTTDPVRMYMREMGTVELLTREGEIAIAKRIEEGLSQVQTALASFPLTIQLLLEEYDQHVEGKRRLSEILAGFADLEEAADAAQAEADAAVEVDGDAADEEEEVEAATEDEDTGPTGPDPEEVKRRMEELRSLHAKFQKAAPKAEINDKKVAKIREQMSEAFLNLKLPSALIDSFVRKLREVVNDIRHHERVLMDIFVKQVKMPRAEFLKSFPSNEGNLEWAAELSRKRQKWSPNIKNFREAIDAEQEKLAQIERTLYLPLTDIKEINRAMSVGEAKARRAKKEMVEANLRLVISIAKKYTNRGLQFLDLIQEGNIGLMKAVDKFEYRRGYKFSTYATWWIRQAITRSIADQARTIRIPVHMIETINKLNRISRQMLQQFGREPTPEELAKEMEMPEDKIRKVLKIAKEPISMETPIGDDEDSHLGDFIEDTNASSPIESATETGLMETVRDVLAGLTPREAKVLRMRFGIDMNTDHTLEEVGKQFDVTRERIRQIEAKALRKLRHPSRSETLRSFLDID from the coding sequence ATGACTAATAAAGCTCACGAGCAACAGTCTGAAATCAAACAGCTCATCTCCAAGGGTCTGGAGCAGGGCTACCTGACCTACGCCGAAATCAACGACCACCTGCCCGACGACATCGTCGATCCGGAGCAGATCGAAGACATCATGGCGGTGCTCAAGGGCGTCGGCATCGAAGTCCACGATTCCGCGCCGGACACCGACACCATCTCCGACGGCGCCGCCCCTGGCACCAGCACCGACGACGAGTCCGCGGCCGAAGAAGCCGTGGCCCTGCTCTCGGCTGTGGACGCGGAGGTGGGCCGCACCACCGACCCCGTCCGCATGTACATGCGCGAGATGGGCACCGTCGAACTGCTGACCCGCGAGGGCGAAATCGCCATCGCCAAGCGCATCGAGGAAGGCCTGAGCCAGGTCCAGACCGCGCTGGCCAGCTTCCCGCTCACCATCCAGTTGCTGCTCGAGGAATACGACCAGCACGTGGAGGGCAAGCGCCGCCTGAGCGAGATCCTCGCCGGCTTCGCGGATCTCGAAGAAGCTGCCGACGCCGCCCAGGCCGAAGCCGATGCCGCCGTGGAAGTGGATGGCGACGCCGCCGACGAAGAGGAAGAAGTCGAGGCCGCTACCGAGGACGAGGACACCGGCCCGACCGGTCCCGACCCGGAAGAAGTGAAGCGCCGCATGGAAGAACTGCGCTCGCTGCACGCCAAGTTCCAGAAGGCTGCGCCCAAGGCCGAGATCAACGACAAGAAAGTCGCGAAGATTCGCGAGCAGATGTCGGAAGCCTTCCTCAACCTCAAGCTTCCGTCGGCGCTCATCGACAGCTTCGTGCGCAAGCTGCGCGAGGTGGTGAACGACATCCGTCACCACGAGCGCGTGCTCATGGACATCTTCGTCAAGCAAGTGAAGATGCCGCGCGCCGAGTTCCTGAAGAGCTTCCCGTCCAACGAGGGCAACCTCGAGTGGGCCGCCGAACTGTCGCGCAAACGTCAGAAGTGGTCGCCGAACATCAAGAACTTCCGCGAGGCCATCGACGCGGAGCAGGAAAAGCTCGCCCAGATCGAGCGCACCCTGTACCTGCCGCTGACCGACATCAAGGAAATCAACCGCGCCATGTCCGTCGGTGAGGCGAAAGCTCGCCGCGCCAAGAAGGAAATGGTCGAGGCCAACCTGCGCCTCGTGATCTCCATCGCCAAGAAGTACACCAACCGCGGCCTGCAGTTCCTCGACCTCATCCAGGAAGGCAACATCGGCCTGATGAAGGCGGTGGACAAGTTCGAATACCGTCGCGGCTACAAGTTCTCGACCTACGCTACTTGGTGGATCCGTCAGGCCATCACCCGTTCGATCGCCGATCAGGCGCGCACCATCCGTATCCCGGTGCACATGATCGAAACGATCAACAAGTTGAACCGCATCTCCCGCCAGATGCTCCAGCAGTTCGGCCGCGAGCCGACGCCGGAAGAACTGGCGAAGGAAATGGAGATGCCGGAAGACAAGATCCGCAAGGTCCTGAAGATCGCGAAGGAACCGATCTCCATGGAAACCCCGATCGGCGACGACGAAGATTCGCATCTCGGCGACTTCATCGAAGACACCAACGCCAGCTCGCCCATCGAGTCGGCGACGGAAACGGGTCTCATGGAAACCGTGCGCGACGTGCTGGCCGGCCTCACCCCGCGTGAAGCCAAGGTGCTGCGCATGCGCTTCGGTATCGACATGAACACGGATCACACGCTGGAAGAAGTCGGCAAGCAGTTCGACGTGACCCGTGAGCGCATCCGTCAGATCGAAGCCAAGGCACTGCGCAAGCTGCGTCATCCGAGCCGCTCGGAAACGCTGCGCTCGTTCCTCGACATCGACTGA